AGGAAATCCTCGGTAATAAATGTCATTTTAATTCCCGCCCTTTTAAATTGTCATGCAGGCATATCCACCATCGACAACCAGCTCATGTCCGGTAATGAAACTGCCGGCCTTGTCGCTTGCCAGGAGGAGTGTTGCCCCAACTAGTTCCCCGGCATTACCAAAGCGTTTCATTGGAGTATGTCCCATAATCTGGGCGACCCGTTCCTCCGTGAGAACCTTGCGGTTTTGTTCAGCGGGGAAAAAGCCCGGAACGATTGTATTCACTCGCACGCCCTTGGTGGCCCACTCGCGGGCGAGGTTCTTGGACAAGTTGTGCACGGCAGCCTTGCTAGCGCTGTAGGTAAAAACCCGCGACAAAGGGATCATTCCCGACATTGATCCTACATTGATAATGTTCCCACCCTTTCCACGCTCAACCAGATATCCTCCAAAAATCTGGCAGGCCAGATAGACGGATTTGAAATTGAGATTCATGATCCTGTCCAGTTCCTCCTCTTCCACATCAAGGAAGGGAGTCGGGGAATTCACACCGGCCCCGTTGATGACAATATCAATTTCCCCCGCAAGTGAAGTCGCTTCAGAGAGAAGCGTTTCCAGGGCCGCCTTTGTACTGACGTCGGCTTTGATAAATTCGGCCTTCCCGCCCATGGTAAGAATCGATTCCATGCGGGCCTTGGCCTTCTCCTCGTTTCTTCCGACAAGCAGGACACGGGCGCCGGCGCCAGCAAGTCCACCGGCCATTGCTCCACACAGTTCACCAGTACCGCCAATCACCAGCGCTACTTTTCCCTCAAGGGAAAACAGTTCCTGTATCAATTTGTTCATACCAAATTCCTTCCTAACACCTAAGAACCTAAGATCTACCGAACAACTCGCGCTCCTCCGCCACTCACGACTTTCTCCACCTCCTTCAGTGTGGCCATTGTCGTGTCTCCGGGTGTTGTCATGGCGAGGGCACCATGCGCCGCTCCATATTCCACGGCGGCCTGCGGATCGCCTTTGACCATCAATCCATAAATGAATCCGGAGGCAAAGCTGTCCCCACCTCCCACACGATCCAGGATTTCAAGGGCCGGATACTCACGACTCTCGTAGAATTTTCCGTCCATCCACGCCATGGCCCCCCAGTCATTCACCGTCGCGGTCTTGACCGCGCGTAGCGTCGTTGCTGTCGCCTTGAAGTTAGGGAAGGCTTTGGTCGCGTTGTTAATCATGTTCTTGAAACTCTCAATTGGAAGTTCTGAGAGGTTTTCATCCACGCCTTCCACTTCAAATCCAAGGCTCGCCGTAAAGTCCTCTTCATTGCCAATCATGACATCAACGTACTTCGCGATTTCCCGGTTTACCTCCTGGGCTTTCTTCAAGCCGCCAATTGTTTTCCAAAGGGATGGACGGTAATTCAGGTCATAGCTGACAATTGTTCCATGCTTCTGGGCAGCCTTGACCGCCTCAATGGTTACCTCAGCTGCTGTTTCGCTCAAAGCTGCGTAGATTCCTCCCGTATGAAACCAGCGTGCTCCCCGACGGCCAAAGATTTCTTCCCAGTCGATATCGCCGGGTTTCAATTGGGAGGCCGCTGTTGTTCCTCTGTCCGGCACACCGACTGCGCCACGAATTCCAAATCCACGCTCTGTGAAATT
This region of Oceanipulchritudo coccoides genomic DNA includes:
- a CDS encoding SDR family oxidoreductase, which produces MNKLIQELFSLEGKVALVIGGTGELCGAMAGGLAGAGARVLLVGRNEEKAKARMESILTMGGKAEFIKADVSTKAALETLLSEATSLAGEIDIVINGAGVNSPTPFLDVEEEELDRIMNLNFKSVYLACQIFGGYLVERGKGGNIINVGSMSGMIPLSRVFTYSASKAAVHNLSKNLAREWATKGVRVNTIVPGFFPAEQNRKVLTEERVAQIMGHTPMKRFGNAGELVGATLLLASDKAGSFITGHELVVDGGYACMTI
- a CDS encoding sugar kinase, which produces MKIRNKEDCTYDCISLGEVMLRLDPGEGRVRTARSFQAWEGGGEYNVTRGLRRCFGLNTAVVTAFADNEVGRLIEDFILQGGVDTRYIQWKEYDGIGRNVRNGLNFTERGFGIRGAVGVPDRGTTAASQLKPGDIDWEEIFGRRGARWFHTGGIYAALSETAAEVTIEAVKAAQKHGTIVSYDLNYRPSLWKTIGGLKKAQEVNREIAKYVDVMIGNEEDFTASLGFEVEGVDENLSELPIESFKNMINNATKAFPNFKATATTLRAVKTATVNDWGAMAWMDGKFYESREYPALEILDRVGGGDSFASGFIYGLMVKGDPQAAVEYGAAHGALAMTTPGDTTMATLKEVEKVVSGGGARVVR